One Rubidibacter lacunae KORDI 51-2 genomic region harbors:
- a CDS encoding calcium-binding protein, whose product MASILGTEGDDFLFDNPFEVDIINAFEGNDTIFLTNDGLDDTVFVEAGDDTMLINDRTGNNQIHGGAGQDTVDYSALGVSITLNAQGIAKSSGGFDFLDSVEVIIGATGAGIVNTIDGSLPPIFGGFNNFDVDLANDSLIVYGLPRGPLSFTVQNFSNVIGTQNDDTIRGDIDTNEFFGGAGNDVLYGGAGDDVLNGDTGNDVLFGDAGDDLLNGGTGRDVLFGGAGNDKLIGGTGDDVLNGNAGDDELFGGTGDDELFGGTGDDVLFGGTGNDVLFGGAGADVLAGVEGTVETDPLTGEFIFDFGPLGSNPGQGEIDELFGSSGPDIFIFGDLASGPFYVGGGNTDYAFIFFDPSVDTMVLDPNTPVIEIPGTLGDREFYWDLNSNGILDSADDLFAVAELPR is encoded by the coding sequence ATGGCTTCAATTCTTGGGACGGAAGGCGACGATTTCTTGTTCGACAATCCATTTGAAGTCGACATCATCAACGCTTTTGAAGGTAACGATACGATCTTTCTGACCAATGATGGGTTAGACGACACGGTATTCGTTGAAGCGGGCGATGACACCATGTTGATCAACGACCGCACCGGCAACAATCAGATCCATGGTGGAGCCGGTCAAGACACTGTTGACTATTCCGCTCTCGGTGTATCTATCACGCTGAATGCCCAAGGCATCGCCAAGTCAAGTGGCGGTTTTGATTTTCTCGATTCGGTCGAAGTCATTATTGGCGCGACGGGTGCCGGGATCGTTAACACCATCGACGGCTCCCTCCCCCCTATTTTTGGAGGCTTCAATAATTTTGACGTTGACCTCGCCAACGACTCCTTGATTGTCTATGGACTCCCCAGAGGTCCTCTGAGCTTCACCGTCCAGAATTTCTCCAATGTCATTGGCACTCAAAACGATGACACTATAAGGGGTGACATCGATACAAACGAATTCTTTGGCGGCGCAGGGAATGACGTCCTCTATGGAGGCGCAGGGGATGACGTCCTCAATGGCGACACCGGGAATGATGTCCTCTTTGGTGACGCAGGAGATGACCTGCTCAATGGTGGCACGGGGAGGGACGTCCTCTTCGGTGGCGCAGGGAACGACAAACTCATCGGTGGCACGGGGGATGACGTGCTCAATGGTAACGCAGGGGATGACGAACTCTTCGGTGGCACGGGGGATGACGAACTCTTCGGTGGCACGGGGGATGACGTCCTCTTCGGTGGCACGGGGAATGACGTCCTCTTCGGTGGCGCAGGAGCTGACGTCCTCGCTGGTGTTGAGGGCACGGTCGAGACCGATCCCCTGACAGGGGAATTTATATTCGACTTTGGTCCCCTCGGCAGTAACCCCGGCCAAGGCGAGATTGACGAGCTATTCGGTAGTTCAGGACCCGACATCTTCATCTTTGGCGATCTCGCTAGCGGTCCCTTCTACGTTGGTGGTGGGAATACTGACTATGCCTTTATCTTCTTCGATCCGTCTGTTGACACGATGGTCCTCGACCCTAACACTCCTGTTATCGAAATTCCTGGGACGTTGGGCGATCGCGAGTTCTACTGGGATCTAAACTCCAACGGTATCCTCGATAGCGCAGACGATCTGTTCGCCGTTGCGGAACTCCCCAGATAG
- a CDS encoding DUF2499 domain-containing protein, protein MHVLSIPTWIVHISSVIEWAAAIWFVWRFGELTGDRDWFWLAWGMLPALVSAMCAVTWHFFDNAPTLSWLVTMQAAFTVVGNVTLCAAAWWIWRGTRSTELPQSPANFNDSAERSLHDGSP, encoded by the coding sequence TTGCACGTCTTATCGATTCCCACCTGGATCGTTCACATCTCCAGCGTCATCGAATGGGCTGCCGCCATCTGGTTCGTGTGGCGCTTTGGCGAGCTAACAGGCGATCGCGACTGGTTTTGGCTGGCGTGGGGCATGCTGCCCGCGCTGGTGAGCGCCATGTGTGCTGTCACTTGGCACTTTTTCGACAATGCTCCCACGCTCTCGTGGCTGGTGACTATGCAAGCAGCCTTCACGGTCGTTGGGAACGTAACCTTGTGTGCGGCGGCCTGGTGGATTTGGCGCGGCACGAGGTCTACTGAGTTGCCTCAATCCCCTGCCAACTTCAACGATTCTGCCGAGCGATCGCTGCATGATGGATCTCCTTAA
- a CDS encoding DUF3593 domain-containing protein, with protein MMDLLNKQNLFAISLFPYLGFLWFLTRSRRFPRLATIGFYVLLLFVFVTIPAGIYAKVAYHDELANVDWLHGSAEVFLSVSNIFIALGFRQAMLSAKETR; from the coding sequence ATGATGGATCTCCTTAACAAGCAAAACCTCTTTGCGATTTCGCTGTTCCCATACCTTGGGTTCCTCTGGTTTCTGACGCGATCGCGTCGCTTCCCCCGCTTGGCAACGATCGGGTTTTACGTGCTATTGCTATTCGTGTTCGTTACCATTCCAGCTGGCATCTATGCCAAAGTGGCATACCACGACGAACTCGCTAACGTCGACTGGCTGCACGGTTCCGCGGAGGTCTTCCTGTCGGTGTCGAACATTTTTATCGCCCTGGGATTCCGGCAAGCAATGCTTTCTGCTAAGGAAACGCGCTAG
- a CDS encoding cytochrome P450: MKFADLPPGPPAPRLVQQLQWLADPYGYFDRTAAKYGNCFSTRIVPVGDVPCVIFADPSAIREIFALGPDRCLSGRINSYLSNFFGDKSILLLDGAPHKRRRTLVMPPFHNKRMCAYGSLICQIARDVCSQFNAGDRIVALQLMETITLRIIIRAVIGSSVERAETELQQWLEITRSPLGAAILFLRFLRQDFGAWSPWGQFVRQRHRTRSMLQAEIDARRQQGNLGGEDILTMLLQARDEDGMSLDDEEIIDELLSLLFVGHETSASSLAWACYWAHRDPSVRTQLLAELLALGPDPEPTAIVQAPYLSAVCNEVLRICPVVPSAFPRILTQPATIGERKYPTSSFLVPCIYLVHRHPDLYPDPEQFSPERFLDREYGPSEFFPFGGGSRRCIGYALGLTEMKLVLAMLMLYVNFELAEPHPVQPRLRGVMVAPATGVRMTVLSPTGNSARAAVTN; this comes from the coding sequence ATGAAATTCGCCGATCTCCCACCCGGACCGCCCGCGCCGCGCCTTGTGCAGCAATTGCAGTGGCTTGCCGATCCCTATGGCTACTTCGATCGCACCGCAGCCAAATATGGGAACTGCTTCAGCACCCGTATCGTTCCTGTCGGCGATGTCCCGTGCGTGATATTCGCCGATCCAAGTGCCATTCGGGAGATCTTCGCCCTCGGTCCCGATCGCTGCCTCTCGGGTAGGATCAACAGCTACCTTAGCAATTTCTTTGGCGATAAGTCCATCCTGCTGCTCGACGGCGCACCTCACAAACGCAGGCGCACGCTAGTGATGCCGCCTTTCCACAACAAGCGCATGTGTGCCTATGGCAGTCTTATCTGCCAGATCGCCCGCGACGTCTGCAGCCAATTCAACGCTGGCGATCGCATTGTTGCTCTCCAGCTTATGGAGACGATTACACTGCGCATCATCATTCGGGCAGTAATTGGGTCGAGCGTCGAACGTGCCGAAACCGAACTGCAGCAGTGGTTAGAAATCACCCGTTCGCCACTGGGAGCTGCCATTCTTTTCTTGCGCTTTCTGCGCCAAGATTTCGGTGCTTGGAGTCCGTGGGGTCAGTTCGTCAGGCAGCGCCATCGCACCCGCAGCATGTTGCAAGCGGAAATCGACGCGCGCCGCCAGCAAGGGAACCTTGGTGGGGAGGATATCTTGACGATGCTGCTCCAAGCGCGCGATGAGGATGGCATGTCCCTAGACGACGAAGAAATTATCGACGAACTGCTATCGTTGTTGTTCGTTGGTCACGAAACATCAGCATCATCGCTAGCATGGGCTTGCTATTGGGCGCATCGCGACCCGTCGGTCCGCACCCAGCTCCTTGCCGAACTACTCGCCCTCGGTCCCGACCCCGAGCCCACCGCGATTGTCCAGGCACCTTACCTAAGTGCCGTCTGCAACGAGGTGCTGCGTATCTGTCCGGTCGTACCATCTGCCTTTCCGCGAATTCTCACTCAACCAGCGACTATCGGCGAGCGCAAGTACCCCACCAGCAGCTTCCTCGTGCCGTGCATTTACTTAGTGCACCGACACCCCGACCTTTATCCCGACCCCGAACAGTTTTCCCCCGAGCGCTTCCTGGACCGAGAGTACGGTCCGAGTGAATTCTTCCCCTTTGGAGGCGGCAGCCGTCGCTGCATCGGCTACGCCCTGGGGCTGACAGAAATGAAACTCGTCCTTGCCATGCTGATGCTTTACGTCAACTTTGAATTAGCCGAACCTCATCCGGTGCAACCCCGACTACGCGGTGTAATGGTAGCACCGGCTACCGGCGTGCGGATGACCGTCCTCAGTCCAACTGGCAACTCCGCCAGGGCAGCTGTCACTAACTAA